One Besnoitia besnoiti strain Bb-Ger1 chromosome VIII, whole genome shotgun sequence DNA segment encodes these proteins:
- a CDS encoding hypothetical protein (encoded by transcript BESB_083270), whose amino-acid sequence MIMLFDEQRRPHHPSCLACCCCRQPLLGRYEIHAFFGKLDTYEAALSGVPALLPLPAGLAAALGAERRVAKLPSHTAGADGVSQQGTITAKHGGLCCTWCAERVPRCICCERRCVAYQTADGEQVLPRAVTKEAIPAANLATAISLGNKRPPAHVSDQGGFAASSNKKTPAKKSAGAAASSELLGEQKGVVCGQCASLPQVTDEAELRAACEWVLQMYSQAGLTFTADMVRLQQLMRTVNEEELRNTSSGKGAKGAAPLRARGQGSAVPSTVKSTSTHANRSLPPQKMKRGVKSAAVSTQIEGLGVPVELVDFSDMNADEGRPACGKAASKASSLTASAGAAGGPRSAAGSRRPPGASSGASALAGRRVAGPKQGMPRSLEAGTATPYARAMFGRCFVQVVTMMVAPEAAASFEDEVKAHVKLDKAARAARSESDAYGARGAAGAATGKGAASSSGGDQDHVRLKHQSTLVRQGLFDMAAAYAAALEGETQAQEKSVPKRAETLPKNEKDARRPGREAAVAAGALLRAGSFAGGLIRTMSGTRTRGLSVRLVERVCVVGSIPRVMVMQHLGHEWLHAYLACKQRGVGDSTIEEGACNVAAAEVLLRFGAELAAAGGRVQSAKASGDYSEGPADAAAPAGMQHEVVIVRYRLWKMKESKDPVYGAGYRHCLRIVSSGDWSFGEFVRWLLKN is encoded by the coding sequence ATGATTATGCTTTTTGATGAGCAGCGCAGGCCTCACCATCcgagctgcctcgcgtgctgctgctgccgtcaGCCCCTGCTGGGGCGCTACGAGATCCACGCGTTCTTCGGCAAGCTCGACACTTACGAGGCGGCCCTGTCGGGCGTGCCAGCGCTTCTGCCGCtccccgccggcctcgccgccgccctcggggCAGAGAGGCGGGTGGCGAAGCTGCCGTCACACACAGCCGGCGCGGACGGGGTGTCGCAGCAAGGCACCATAACAGCCAAGCACGGAGGCCTCTGCTGCACGTGGTGCGCAGAACGCGTTCCACGGTGTATCTGCTGCGAACGGCGGTGCGTCGCGTACCAGACAGCCGACGGAGAGCAGgtgctgcctcgcgcagTCACCAAGGAGGCTATCCCGGCCGCGAATCTGGCGACCGCCATTTCGCTGGGAAACAAGAGGCCTCCTGCGCACGTCTCAGACCAAGGCGGgttcgcggcgtcctcgaaTAAAAAGACTCCCGCGAAGAagtctgccggcgcggctgcctcgtcggAACTGCTCGGCGAGCAAAAGGGAGTTGTGTGCGGACAGTGCGCGAGTCTGCCCCAGGTGACGGACGAGGCGGAactccgcgccgcgtgcgagtGGGTCTTGCAGATGTATTCTCAGGCTGGCCTCACCTTCACTGCGGACAtggtgcgcctgcagcagctgatgCGAACGGTCAATgaagaggagctgcgcaACACGAGTAGCGGCAAGGGTGCGAAAGGCGCGGCCCCTCTCCGGGCCCGCGGCCAAGGCTCTGCGGTCCCGTCAACTGTGAAGTCGACCTCCACGCATGCAAAcaggtcgctgccgccgcagaaaaTGAAGCGAGGCGTCAAATCCGCGGCTGTCTCAACCCAGATCGAGGGCCTCGGGGTGCCTGTGGAGCTCGTCGATTTCAGCGACATGAACGCCGACGAAGGCCGCCCTGCATGCGGCAAAGCTGCGTCAAAGGCGTCCTCTCTgacggcgtctgcgggcgcggcaggaGGGCCGCGGTCTGCCGCTGGGTCTCGGAGACCCCCAGGGGCGAGCTCAGGTGCTTCGGCGCTTGCGGGTCGACGCGTCGCTGGCCCCAAGCAGGGGATGCCGCGCTCCCTCGAGGCAGGGACCGCGACCCCCTACGCCCGCGCTATGTTTGGTCGGTGCTTCGTGCAAGTCGTCACCATGATGGTCGCGCCTGAGGCTGCGGCAAGCTTCGAAGACGAAGTGAAGGCGCATGTGAAGCTGGATAAAGCTGCCCGAGCTGCGcgcagcgaaagcgacgcctacggcgcgcgcggggcggcgggcgcagcgaccggcaagggcgcggcgagctcctccGGGGGCGACCAGGACCACGTCCGGCTGAAGCACCAGTCGACGCTCGTTCGTCAGGGCCTTTTCGACATGGCTGCGGCGTACGCAGCGGCGCTAGAAGGGGAGACCCAGGCGCAGGAGAAGTCCGTCCCGAAGCGTGCAGAAACGCTGCCGAAGAacgaaaaagacgcgcggcggcctgggcgcgaagcggcggtTGCCGCCGGTGCGCTCCTCAGGGCGGGCTCGTTTGCGGGGGGTTTAATACGGACGATGAGCggcacgcggacgcgcggacTCAGCGTGCGGCTGGTCGAGAGAGTCTGCGTTGTGGGCTCCATCCCGAGAGTCATGGTCATGCAGCACCTTGGCCACGAGTGGCTGCATGCCTATCTGGCGTGCAAGCAGCGAGGGGTTGGTGACTCAACTatcgaggaaggcgcgtgtaacgtggctgcagcagaggtGCTGCTGAGATTCGGCGCTgagctcgccgcagcgggtgggcgcgtgcagagcgcaaaggcgagcggcgactACTCAGAGGGcccggcagacgccgcagcccccgCAGGCATGCAGCACGAAGTTGTCATTGTGAGGTACCGACTGTGGAAGATGAAGGAGAGCAAAGACCCAGTGTACGGCGCAGGCTACCGGCACTGTCTCCGCATCGTCAGCTCTGGGGACTGGTCTTTTGGAGAGTTCGTCCGCTGGTTGCTGAAGAACTAG
- a CDS encoding hypothetical protein (encoded by transcript BESB_083300) gives MHVKIVEFRVVAEPRSPPEARAAAPISPPAVASSRAVRGESLCARAEEAAGEAAARSVSVSREEENRRWRLFLAVYVRNSAVAARCSDDTADASEAKLKEAAGPAPPRGGGGAEGPAAPSDAVAAGDPPTPSAVSASGRFGESMGRGGARSDPKEPAHAGEWARGSTEEEVEEGADEVGDARPKRARETEDDAAGRKSEARKVGNFAETRRKGKFLSKKRRVGASLRVARIQAIPLSRGRESSEETSCLHRLPRSVT, from the coding sequence ATGCATGTCAAAATCGTCGAGtttcgcgtcgtcgcagagccgcgcTCCCCCCCCGAGGCCCGAGCCGCAGCTCCGatctcgccgccggccgtggcttcttcccgcgcggtgcgcggagagtcgctctgcgcgcgcgccgaggaggcagcaggcgaagcagccgcaaggagcgtctctgtctcccgcgaggaggaaaacagGCGATGGAGATTGTTCCTCGCGGTGTACGTCCGGAACTCGGCGGTGGCTGCGCGATGCAGCGACGATAccgccgacgcgagcgaggcgaagctgaaggaggccgcaggccctgcgccgccccgaggtggaggaggcgccgaaggccctGCAGCCCCCTcggacgcggtcgcggcgggaGACCCGCCCACGCCGAGTGCAGTCTCCGCGAGCGGTCGATTCGGCGAGTCCATGGGGCGGGGTGGAGCCCGAAGCGACCCAAAGGAgccggcgcacgcgggcgAATGGGCACGAGGGTCAACAGAAGAGGAGGTTGAAGAGGGAGCGGACGAGGTCGGAGACGCACGCCCAAAACGAGCCcgggagacagaggacgacgcggcgggtcGGAAGAGTGAAGCGAGGAAAGTGGGGAATTTCGCGGAAACGCGGCGGAAGGGGAAGTTTCtctcgaagaagaggcgcgtaGGCGCCAGTTTACGAGTCGCGCGCATACAGGCGATCCCCCTCTCCCGCGGACGCGAAAGTAGCGAGGAGACTTCGTGCCTACACCGACTCCCACGCTCAGTCACCTGA
- a CDS encoding hypothetical protein (encoded by transcript BESB_083280) — MASTPPARRAVVPIASASDQFRAGSSLRSPPSSVGGGRTASAARSGASSGGVPARRGSAQSRHGVRSSHGTIRHSGENGAPTSGARGGPSRAPSGQKGTGAGPRDRARPLTSTRSPEKLSGEEPGAANRATGPSKCAACGKSIEGGQRFMELAVTLPKSSSATSQQRKARGKASADLASDGAVVKAPFHLTCLHCSECGQALSDPPPGGASAQDSPIVISTQSAVEVLTGSQAAASQGRGLATKGAAGRKAPATQAALLQYFVAHAKCKERPCAVCHLPIALHDAKIALPDAAPAGEKQKAEPVGHRNRGQRGTQKSAEAAGGEGLRAG; from the coding sequence ATGGCGAGCACACCCCCCGCTCGACGCGCTGTCGTCCCcatcgcctccgccagcgaccAGTTCAGGGCGGgctcctcgctgcggagtCCTCCCAGTTCTGTCGGCGGAGGCCGGACAgcttccgcggctcgctcggGAGCAAGCAGCGGAGGCGTTCCCGCGAGAAGGGGATCAGCCCAAAGTCGACATGGCGTGCGCAGCTCCCACGGGACTATCCGACACAGCGGCGAAAACGGGGCGCCGAcctccggcgcccgcggggggcCGTCCAGAGCACCAAGCGGCCAAAAAGGAACGGGAGCCGGCCCCCGCGACCGAGCTCGTCCGCTAACCTCTACGCGCAGCCCCGAAAAACtgagcggcgaagagcccgGGGCTGCGAATCGAGCGACAGGTCCTTCGAAATGCGCAGCGTGCGGGAAGAGCATCGAGGGCGGACAGCGCTTCATGGAACTGGCGGTCACGCTGCCCAAGTCCTCGTCGGCGACTTCTCAGCAGCGCAAAGCCCGCGGCAAAGCGTCCGCGGACCTCGCGTCGGACGGCGCCGTTGTGAAGGCGCCTTTCCACTTGACTTGTCTGCATTGCTCAGAGTGCGGCCAAGCGCTCTCTGATCCGCCGCCAggaggcgcgtccgcgcaaGACAGTCCGATTGTCATATCGACCCAGAGCGCAGTGGAGGTGCTGACGGGAAGTCaagcggcggcctcgcagggTAGAGGGCTGGCGACcaagggcgccgccggcagaaaggcgccggcgacccaAGCCGCTCTGCTCCAGTACTTTGTCGCCCATGCAAAGTGCAAAGAACGCCCCTGCGCGGTGTGTCACCTGCCCATAGCCCTCCACGATGCAAAGATTGCGTTGCCAGACGCCGCTCCAGCcggagagaagcagaaggcagagCCCGTGGGACATCGCAACCGCGGACAGCGCGGGACGCAGAaaagcgccgaggcggcgggaggagAAGGTCTGAGAGCAGGATGA
- a CDS encoding hypothetical protein (encoded by transcript BESB_083290), translating to MEGADESGGTRGTRPGEAPAQEETVPSSPLSLAPKGSADANVAQGEKERGRGDTAVGTLRLYDSRDALFAEETTAALPPPRCTTAGASVSPSSCASPCAGTSGSSCSSSSPFSSLSSSYSSALGQGRATLRESLTGAAAAAAAWSRGEYQQGARGEPRLLCHPLITRCIFGPLAKARFYFRMHPSEAADAVVVLRLSDYLVSPEDAAAGGGAAEETQETCAAVDVSAVEREVLAIFRRRPQGVIVLNDLPLSCMALVRDEEGEEASAGGDRIAGGETGAAGGRGASARKNALVPFTREVFSASFFEEIAAPLGVSSSLAWTSSSASLYSAGKSRAKVKASPSARSEAHPPAASASAASRSAAGALRCGERGEGSENKGEASLSLAAAALAAAREVAREDAARQDGEFEREEERLARVAQKCSVRASLLRQNFLFEDEEEEENSDDWVDTRSDQSSPPVLLVMRRGTDLAQLAELEGIRFACVTPIPLRLGDHIYRAIKPRGILSMATHHGIYAGHGRVFHLSGNERQGVWALLANQRSAKVRVTSIRRFMGRGRSALRVKRYKEDQCDHPFTVMQRAEEAFVEQSFPSYHLLFNNCEHFAVFCKTGKGKSSQVQKAAVAAVATTSVLVGAGATAGATALAAAVLESRLRRL from the exons ATGGAAGGAGCCGACGAGAGCGGCGGGACACGGGGGACGCGACCTGGCGAAGCGCCTGCACAAGAGGAGACAGTGCCGTCCTCTCCGTTGTCGCTTGCGCCGAAGGGCAGCGCCGATGCGAACGTGGCtcagggagagaaggaacgGGGACGTGGAGATACTGCGGTGGGGACACTGCGGCTTTACGACAGCCGGGACGCGCTTTTCGCCGAAGAGACCACCGCggcgctcccccccccccgctgtacgaccgccggcgcctccgtgtCGCCTTCCTCATGCGCGTCACCCTGCGCGGGTACGAGCGGATCCTCGtgttcttcttcgtcccctttttcctctctttcctcttcgtaCTCTTCGGCTCTCGGTCAGGGTCGCGCGACGTTGCGTGAGAGTCTGacgggcgcagctgcagcggcggcggcgtggtcGCGCGGCGAGTATCAGcagggcgcccgcggggagCCACGCCTGCTGTGTCATCCGTTGATCACCCGGTGCATCTTTGGGCcgctcgcgaaggcgcgcttCTACTTCAGGATGCATCCCTCCGAAGCTGCggacgccgtcgtcgtccttcggCTCTCTGACTACCTCGTCTCccccgaggacgccgcggccggagGTGGGGCGGCTGAGGAGACCCAGGAGACATGCGCCGCCGTGGACGTTTCCGCAGTCGAGCGGGAAGTCCTCGCGAtcttccggcgccgcccgcagggcGTCATCGTTCTCAACGACTTGCCTCTCTCATGTATGGCGCTTGtgcgagacgaggagggcgaagaggcctctgccggcggagacaggatcgcgggcggagagacgggcgcggcggggggtcGTGGTGCGTCGGCGCGAAAAAACGCCCTCGTCCCGTTCACACGCGAGGTGTTTTCCGCGTCGTTCTTTGAGGAAattgccgcgccgctcggcgtgtcttcttctctcgcgtggacgtcttcttctgcctctctgtaCTCGGCGGGGAAGTCCAGGGCGAAGGTGAAGGCCAGCCCGAGCGCTCGGTCTGAGGCGCACcctcctgcggcctccgcgtcggctgcctctcgctcggCAGCCGGGGCACTTCGCTGCGGGGAGCggggagaaggaagcgagaacaaaggcgaagcgagtctgtcgctcgccgcagctgcgctggccgcggcacgcgaggTCGCtcgagaggacgcggcgcggcaggacgGCGAGttcgagcgcgaagaagagcggctGGCTAGAGTTGCCCAGAAGTGCAGTGTGCGCGCGTCGTTGCTGCGACAGAACTTCCTTTttgaggacgaagaagaagaagagaacagCGACGACTGGGTCGACACGCGGAGCGACCAAAGCAGCCCTCCGGTGCTCCTTGTCATGCGACGCGGCACcgacctcgcgcagctcgcggaaCTCGAAGGCATTCGCTTCGCATGCGTCACCCCCATTCCACTCAGGCTAGGCGACCACATCTACCGTGCGATCAAGCCTCGAGGCATCTT GTCGATGGCGACTCACCACGGCATCTACGCGGGTCACG GGCGAGTGTTCCATTTAAGCGGCAACGAGCGACAAGGCGTGTGGGCTTTGCTCGCGAATCAGCGAAGTGCGAAAGTTCGCGTGACTTCCATCCGACGCTTCATGGGGCGAGGCCGCTCAGCACTTCGCGTCAAACGCTACAAGGAAGATCAGTGTGATCATCCGTTC acggtgatgcagcgcgcggaggaggcgttTGTGGAGCAGTCGTTCCCTTCCTATCACTTGCTCTTCAACAACTGTGAGCACTTTGCGGTCTTTTGCAAAACGGGGAAAGGCAAAAGTTCGCAGGTTCAGAAGGCGGCAGTCGCCGCCGTGGCGACCACATCGGTTTTGGTGGGCGCGGGGGCCACTGCAGGCGCCACGGCGCTGGCAGCCGCGGTTCTGGAAAGCAGGCTCCGCCGGCTCTGA